A single Cyclopterus lumpus isolate fCycLum1 chromosome 3, fCycLum1.pri, whole genome shotgun sequence DNA region contains:
- the ankdd1a gene encoding ankyrin repeat and death domain-containing protein 1A isoform X2 has product MEDGLVSEDDILLWSEKEFHDAAKRNEPDKMQELIRKGVDVKAKNKLNRKALHWAAGAGNEQALRLLLDHDTDVDERDTFGMNALLLASWFGHLKVLQILVSCGAKLNCENKDGLSMLHCAAQRGHIRVLEFIMEDLEGVRLDRVDRSGKTALHLAAEHGQFEVVEFLIGMGCTHGLKDKEENTAVHLAAKCGNTEVLQKMVETGVGVDERNIDGLTALHLAADGGHYECVKLLLESGCNANAQTNKNMNALHYVALHGFDREASLLLEAGINRDAVDNQHNTALHLAVFNNHTKVLRLLIDADCDLDITDSRQQTALHIAAEHGWQGLAEMMLISGVDLNLTDKGKRCLEVAARGNHVILVDMIIKADRFYKWEKDQMGSEQDSWVGRPLSFKQDHQPETQHLRSVLWSLATKHLCRGEWKILAQHWDFSNAQIRALEQQWTGMKSFKEHGHRMLLIWFHGVVMAGENPIKGLYEGLVEISRTDLAECIRQKANAETSSPKMCSAM; this is encoded by the exons ATGGAGGACGGCCTGGTGTCGGAGGATGATATCT TGCTTTGGTCAGAAAAGGAGTTCCATGACGCTGCAAAGAGGAACGAGCCGGACAAAATGCAGGAGCTGATCAGGAAGGGTGTGGACGTCAAGGCCAAAAATAAA CTCAACCGCAAAGCGCTGCACTGGGCAGCGGGAGCCGGGAACGAACAGGCTCTCCGTCTCCTGCTGGACCACGACACCGACGTTGATGAGAGGGACACT TTTGGCATGAACGCTCTGCTTCTCGCCTCCTGGTTCGGTCACCTAAAGGTCCTGCAGATCCTGGTGTCCTGTGGGGCGAAGCTCAACTGTGAAAACAAA gatgGTCTAAGCATGCTGCACTGTGCTGCCCAGCGAGGCCACATCCGAGTATTGGAGTTCATCATGGAGGACCTGGAAGGCGTCCGCCTCGACAGAGTTGACAGG TCAGGGAAGACGGCTCTTCACCTGGCTGCTGAACATGGACAATTTGAAGTGGTGGAGTTTCTGATTGGAATGGGCTGCACGCATGGTTTGAAGGACAAG gaaGAAAACACAGCCGTGCATCTGGCAGCCAAGTGCGGGAACACAGAGGTCCTGCAGAAGATGGTGGAGACTGGAGTCGGCGTCGACGAGAGAAATATA GACGGTCTCACTGCATTGCACCTGGCAGCTGATGGAGGTCACTACGAATGTGTCAAACTGCTGCTGGAGTCCGGCTGCAATGCCAACGCACAAACGAAT AAGAATATGAATGCTCTCCATTACGTGGCTCTGCATGGCTTTGACCGGGAAGCCAGTTTGCTGCTGGAGGCCGGAATCAACAGAGACGCTGTAGACAAT caacacaacacagcGCTCCACTTGGCTGTGTTCAACAACCACACCAAGGTTTTACGGCTGCTCATCGATGCCGACTGCGACCTGGACATCACGGACAGT AGACAACAGACTGCTTTGCACATCGCGGCAGAGCACGGCTGGCAGGGCCTGGCTGAGATGATGCTGATCTCTGGCGTTGACCTCAATCTGACCGACAAG GGGAAAAGGTGTCTGGAGGTGGCAGCCAGAGGAAACCACGTCATCCTGGTCGACATGATCATCAAAGCTGACCGTTTCTATAAATGGGAGAAG GATCAGATGGGCAGCGAGCAGGACTCCTGGGTGGGGAGACCGCTTAGCTTCAAGCAGGATCACCAGCCAGAGACCCAGCACCTCCGGTCCGTCCTGTGGAGCCTGGCGACCAAGCACCTCTGCCGTGGCGAGTGGAAGATCCTGGCGCAGCACTGGGACTTCAGCAACGCACAGATACGAGCTTTAGAACAACAGTGGACCG GTATGAAAAGCTTCAAAGAGCATGGCCACCGAATGCTGCTGATCTGGTTCCATGGAGTCGTGATGGCGGGGGAGAACCCGATCAAGGGCCTCTATGAGGGGCTGGTGGAAATCTCACGGACAGACTTGGCAG AGTGCATCCGACAGAAGGCAAACGCAGAGACCAGCTCTCCCAAAATGTGCTCTGCAATGTGA
- the ankdd1a gene encoding ankyrin repeat and death domain-containing protein 1A isoform X1 produces MEDGLVSEDDILLWSEKEFHDAAKRNEPDKMQELIRKGVDVKAKNKLNRKALHWAAGAGNEQALRLLLDHDTDVDERDTFGMNALLLASWFGHLKVLQILVSCGAKLNCENKDGLSMLHCAAQRGHIRVLEFIMEDLEGVRLDRVDRSGKTALHLAAEHGQFEVVEFLIGMGCTHGLKDKEENTAVHLAAKCGNTEVLQKMVETGVGVDERNIDGLTALHLAADGGHYECVKLLLESGCNANAQTNKNMNALHYVALHGFDREASLLLEAGINRDAVDNQHNTALHLAVFNNHTKVLRLLIDADCDLDITDSRQQTALHIAAEHGWQGLAEMMLISGVDLNLTDKQGKRCLEVAARGNHVILVDMIIKADRFYKWEKDQMGSEQDSWVGRPLSFKQDHQPETQHLRSVLWSLATKHLCRGEWKILAQHWDFSNAQIRALEQQWTGMKSFKEHGHRMLLIWFHGVVMAGENPIKGLYEGLVEISRTDLAECIRQKANAETSSPKMCSAM; encoded by the exons ATGGAGGACGGCCTGGTGTCGGAGGATGATATCT TGCTTTGGTCAGAAAAGGAGTTCCATGACGCTGCAAAGAGGAACGAGCCGGACAAAATGCAGGAGCTGATCAGGAAGGGTGTGGACGTCAAGGCCAAAAATAAA CTCAACCGCAAAGCGCTGCACTGGGCAGCGGGAGCCGGGAACGAACAGGCTCTCCGTCTCCTGCTGGACCACGACACCGACGTTGATGAGAGGGACACT TTTGGCATGAACGCTCTGCTTCTCGCCTCCTGGTTCGGTCACCTAAAGGTCCTGCAGATCCTGGTGTCCTGTGGGGCGAAGCTCAACTGTGAAAACAAA gatgGTCTAAGCATGCTGCACTGTGCTGCCCAGCGAGGCCACATCCGAGTATTGGAGTTCATCATGGAGGACCTGGAAGGCGTCCGCCTCGACAGAGTTGACAGG TCAGGGAAGACGGCTCTTCACCTGGCTGCTGAACATGGACAATTTGAAGTGGTGGAGTTTCTGATTGGAATGGGCTGCACGCATGGTTTGAAGGACAAG gaaGAAAACACAGCCGTGCATCTGGCAGCCAAGTGCGGGAACACAGAGGTCCTGCAGAAGATGGTGGAGACTGGAGTCGGCGTCGACGAGAGAAATATA GACGGTCTCACTGCATTGCACCTGGCAGCTGATGGAGGTCACTACGAATGTGTCAAACTGCTGCTGGAGTCCGGCTGCAATGCCAACGCACAAACGAAT AAGAATATGAATGCTCTCCATTACGTGGCTCTGCATGGCTTTGACCGGGAAGCCAGTTTGCTGCTGGAGGCCGGAATCAACAGAGACGCTGTAGACAAT caacacaacacagcGCTCCACTTGGCTGTGTTCAACAACCACACCAAGGTTTTACGGCTGCTCATCGATGCCGACTGCGACCTGGACATCACGGACAGT AGACAACAGACTGCTTTGCACATCGCGGCAGAGCACGGCTGGCAGGGCCTGGCTGAGATGATGCTGATCTCTGGCGTTGACCTCAATCTGACCGACAAG CAGGGGAAAAGGTGTCTGGAGGTGGCAGCCAGAGGAAACCACGTCATCCTGGTCGACATGATCATCAAAGCTGACCGTTTCTATAAATGGGAGAAG GATCAGATGGGCAGCGAGCAGGACTCCTGGGTGGGGAGACCGCTTAGCTTCAAGCAGGATCACCAGCCAGAGACCCAGCACCTCCGGTCCGTCCTGTGGAGCCTGGCGACCAAGCACCTCTGCCGTGGCGAGTGGAAGATCCTGGCGCAGCACTGGGACTTCAGCAACGCACAGATACGAGCTTTAGAACAACAGTGGACCG GTATGAAAAGCTTCAAAGAGCATGGCCACCGAATGCTGCTGATCTGGTTCCATGGAGTCGTGATGGCGGGGGAGAACCCGATCAAGGGCCTCTATGAGGGGCTGGTGGAAATCTCACGGACAGACTTGGCAG AGTGCATCCGACAGAAGGCAAACGCAGAGACCAGCTCTCCCAAAATGTGCTCTGCAATGTGA
- the plekho2 gene encoding pleckstrin homology domain-containing family O member 2 isoform X2 gives MEDGAKEDPAQSKEPKFLGKAGWVKKAPGRLLASYKDRFVHVEKTEIVVYENENRQNCLERLDLENYDKCHELKSPFKKKHRLVLIRSPKPGNKVHDVKFQAQTAEEKEAWIKALIDGINRAKNKIFDEVADVSSDGILRLDLDLENAIMPNGTHHAPIDGTETLKEAIKAPTPPSNASESAEKQTAEEEAPTEPQVSPQRKVFKPPMPPTKESKSCSTLEDQPDKDDDPVKKVKEAKPCASHVEDTTEEVKVENVEKSPDARKKTGPPPTPPNKPSSSDSLSNLAEASQSRPNSHPPTPPSKEKKPSNPAVESDQEAPSTADENMGKEEGGKEEAAETTEETDEVDQSISKEAPPSVGEESPDAEGQVSEGESEETMGSDESKACDNEPQIPTETLGSSPSPLLLHKKKPEKPAKPDTQDTGDNATIMQIYEGQDPTALLPTGLDTSASSPRAEEALAKSEVRSVLVYLNDPVSDSLSLSPLLCHLPGEKKKKTEEKSVDSGQHSDVDSEGSGNEDTLAVSTAALRGSHPGLDVFDTSEGDIQIPVSSRPTKAPPKPQVRPKVFPCRRSGPTPPLKPSTKARSASIGDLLSDSSVCVEAGQHTSAVAGGDVVMKLETEVALEMEKTRELLSKVSQAQGEGDREGKTEDLLAKAMEKLKKADYVLKEVKKLKIANNLSNRKSW, from the exons GGTGCAAAAGAGGACCCAGCCCAGAGTAAAGAGCCAAAGTTCCTGGGTAAGGCTGGCTGGGTGAAGAAGGCCCCTGGCAGGCTGTTGGCAAGCTACAAGGACCGATTCGTCCATGTGGAGAAGACAGAGATTGTGGTCTATGAAAATGAG AACCGGCAGAACTGCTTAGAGAGGCTGGACCTGGAAAACTATGATAAATGTCACGAATTAAAGAGCCCCTTTAAGAAGAAGCACAGACTGGTACTAATTCGATCACCTAAGCCTGGAAACAAG GTCCATGATGTGAAGTTCcaagctcagacggcagaggagaaggaggcctGGATTAAAGCGCTGATTGATGGCATCAATCGAGCAAAGAACAAAATCTTCGATGAG GTAGCTGATGTGTCATCTGATGGAATTTTGCGTTTGGATCTCGATCTTGAGAATGCCATAATGCCTAATGGGACCCATCATGCCCCTATTGATGGCACTGAAACCCTGAAAGAGGCAATCAAAGCCCCAACTCCTCCGTCCAATGCCAGTGAAtctgcagagaaacagactgcTGAGGAGGAGGCTCCGACTGAGCCACAGGTCAGTCCCCAGAGAAAAGTCTTCAAACCTCCCATGCCCCCGACCAAAGAGTCAAAATCTTGTTCAACACTTGAGGATCAACCAGACAAGGATGATGACCCAGTGAAAAAG gTTAAAGAAGCCAAGCCGTGTGCTTCACATGTTGAGGACACCACAGAAGAGGTCAAAGTTGAGAACGTTGAGAAGAGTCCCGATGCCAGGAAAAAAACAGGTCCACCGCCAACCCCTCCCAACAAACCCAGCTCCAGCGACTCCTTAAGCAACCTTGCAGAGGCCTCACAGTCCAGGCCAAACTCCCACCCTCCAACCCCTCCAtccaaagagaagaaaccttccaATCCTGCTGTGGAGTCAGACCAAGAGGCTCCAAGCACGGCTGACGAGAATATGGGGAAGGAAGAAGGCGGTAAGGAGGAGGCAGCAGAAACAACTGAGGAAACAGATGAGGTAGACCAGTCGATATCGAAAGAAGCTCCACCTAGTGTCGGAGAGGAGAGTCCCGACGCAGAAGGACAGGTTTCTGAAGGGGAATCAGAGGAGACTATGGGTAGTGACGAAAGCAAAGCATGCGACAATGAGCCACAAATACCCACAGAGACACTCGGGAGTAGCCCCAGCCCTCTTCTGCTCCACAAGAAAAAGCCTGAGAAACCCGCTAAGCCCGACACACAAGACACAGGCGATAATGCAACTATAATGCAGATTTATGAGGGACAGGACCCTACTGCGTTACTGCCAACAGGCTTGGATACCTCAGCCAGTTCTCCTCGAGCAGAAGAGGCACTAGCCAAGAGCGAAGTCCGCTCGGTACTTGTCTATTTGAACGACCCAGTCAGCGACAGCCTCAGCCTGAGTCCGCTGCTCTGTCACTTGCccggggagaagaaaaagaagacggaggagaaaTCTGTAGACAGCGGTCAGCACTCAGACGTGGACAGCGAGGGCTCTGGGAACGAAGACACACTGGCGGTGTCCACGGCTGCGTTGAGAGGAAGCCACCCCGGTCTAGATGTGTTTGACACCAGCGAGGGCGACATTCAGATCCCCGTTAGTTCAAGGCCAACAAAGGCCCCACCCAAGCCTCAGGTCAGACCAAAGGTCTTCCCCTGTCGGCGCTCGGGGCCCACTCCGCCTCTCAAGCCCTCAACCAAGGCCAGATCAGCCTCCATTGGAGATCTGCTGTCTGACTCTTCAGTCTGTGTTGAGGCGGGACAGCATACCAGCGCTGTAGCCGGTGGTGACGTCGTCATGAAACTCGAGACTGAAGTGGCGCTTGAGATGGAGAAGACGAGGGAGCTCCTGAGCAAAGTGTCCCAGGCGCAGGGGGAAGGTGACAGGGAGGGCAAGACAGAGGATCTGCTGGCCAAAGCCATGGAGAAGCTGAAGAAGGCCGACTATGTCCTAAAAGAAgtcaaaaaactgaaaattgCAAACAACTTGAGCAACAGGAAGAGCTGGTGA
- the ankdd1a gene encoding ankyrin repeat and death domain-containing protein 1A isoform X3: MQELIRKGVDVKAKNKLNRKALHWAAGAGNEQALRLLLDHDTDVDERDTFGMNALLLASWFGHLKVLQILVSCGAKLNCENKDGLSMLHCAAQRGHIRVLEFIMEDLEGVRLDRVDRSGKTALHLAAEHGQFEVVEFLIGMGCTHGLKDKEENTAVHLAAKCGNTEVLQKMVETGVGVDERNIDGLTALHLAADGGHYECVKLLLESGCNANAQTNKNMNALHYVALHGFDREASLLLEAGINRDAVDNQHNTALHLAVFNNHTKVLRLLIDADCDLDITDSRQQTALHIAAEHGWQGLAEMMLISGVDLNLTDKQGKRCLEVAARGNHVILVDMIIKADRFYKWEKDQMGSEQDSWVGRPLSFKQDHQPETQHLRSVLWSLATKHLCRGEWKILAQHWDFSNAQIRALEQQWTGMKSFKEHGHRMLLIWFHGVVMAGENPIKGLYEGLVEISRTDLAECIRQKANAETSSPKMCSAM; this comes from the exons ATGCAGGAGCTGATCAGGAAGGGTGTGGACGTCAAGGCCAAAAATAAA CTCAACCGCAAAGCGCTGCACTGGGCAGCGGGAGCCGGGAACGAACAGGCTCTCCGTCTCCTGCTGGACCACGACACCGACGTTGATGAGAGGGACACT TTTGGCATGAACGCTCTGCTTCTCGCCTCCTGGTTCGGTCACCTAAAGGTCCTGCAGATCCTGGTGTCCTGTGGGGCGAAGCTCAACTGTGAAAACAAA gatgGTCTAAGCATGCTGCACTGTGCTGCCCAGCGAGGCCACATCCGAGTATTGGAGTTCATCATGGAGGACCTGGAAGGCGTCCGCCTCGACAGAGTTGACAGG TCAGGGAAGACGGCTCTTCACCTGGCTGCTGAACATGGACAATTTGAAGTGGTGGAGTTTCTGATTGGAATGGGCTGCACGCATGGTTTGAAGGACAAG gaaGAAAACACAGCCGTGCATCTGGCAGCCAAGTGCGGGAACACAGAGGTCCTGCAGAAGATGGTGGAGACTGGAGTCGGCGTCGACGAGAGAAATATA GACGGTCTCACTGCATTGCACCTGGCAGCTGATGGAGGTCACTACGAATGTGTCAAACTGCTGCTGGAGTCCGGCTGCAATGCCAACGCACAAACGAAT AAGAATATGAATGCTCTCCATTACGTGGCTCTGCATGGCTTTGACCGGGAAGCCAGTTTGCTGCTGGAGGCCGGAATCAACAGAGACGCTGTAGACAAT caacacaacacagcGCTCCACTTGGCTGTGTTCAACAACCACACCAAGGTTTTACGGCTGCTCATCGATGCCGACTGCGACCTGGACATCACGGACAGT AGACAACAGACTGCTTTGCACATCGCGGCAGAGCACGGCTGGCAGGGCCTGGCTGAGATGATGCTGATCTCTGGCGTTGACCTCAATCTGACCGACAAG CAGGGGAAAAGGTGTCTGGAGGTGGCAGCCAGAGGAAACCACGTCATCCTGGTCGACATGATCATCAAAGCTGACCGTTTCTATAAATGGGAGAAG GATCAGATGGGCAGCGAGCAGGACTCCTGGGTGGGGAGACCGCTTAGCTTCAAGCAGGATCACCAGCCAGAGACCCAGCACCTCCGGTCCGTCCTGTGGAGCCTGGCGACCAAGCACCTCTGCCGTGGCGAGTGGAAGATCCTGGCGCAGCACTGGGACTTCAGCAACGCACAGATACGAGCTTTAGAACAACAGTGGACCG GTATGAAAAGCTTCAAAGAGCATGGCCACCGAATGCTGCTGATCTGGTTCCATGGAGTCGTGATGGCGGGGGAGAACCCGATCAAGGGCCTCTATGAGGGGCTGGTGGAAATCTCACGGACAGACTTGGCAG AGTGCATCCGACAGAAGGCAAACGCAGAGACCAGCTCTCCCAAAATGTGCTCTGCAATGTGA
- the plekho2 gene encoding pleckstrin homology domain-containing family O member 2 isoform X1 → MEDGAKEDPAQSKEPKFLGKAGWVKKAPGRLLASYKDRFVHVEKTEIVVYENENRQNCLERLDLENYDKCHELKSPFKKKHRLVLIRSPKPGNKVHDVKFQAQTAEEKEAWIKALIDGINRAKNKIFDEVTVDESINLEHVTRTRPKGNRNRRPPTRIHMKEVADVSSDGILRLDLDLENAIMPNGTHHAPIDGTETLKEAIKAPTPPSNASESAEKQTAEEEAPTEPQVSPQRKVFKPPMPPTKESKSCSTLEDQPDKDDDPVKKVKEAKPCASHVEDTTEEVKVENVEKSPDARKKTGPPPTPPNKPSSSDSLSNLAEASQSRPNSHPPTPPSKEKKPSNPAVESDQEAPSTADENMGKEEGGKEEAAETTEETDEVDQSISKEAPPSVGEESPDAEGQVSEGESEETMGSDESKACDNEPQIPTETLGSSPSPLLLHKKKPEKPAKPDTQDTGDNATIMQIYEGQDPTALLPTGLDTSASSPRAEEALAKSEVRSVLVYLNDPVSDSLSLSPLLCHLPGEKKKKTEEKSVDSGQHSDVDSEGSGNEDTLAVSTAALRGSHPGLDVFDTSEGDIQIPVSSRPTKAPPKPQVRPKVFPCRRSGPTPPLKPSTKARSASIGDLLSDSSVCVEAGQHTSAVAGGDVVMKLETEVALEMEKTRELLSKVSQAQGEGDREGKTEDLLAKAMEKLKKADYVLKEVKKLKIANNLSNRKSW, encoded by the exons GGTGCAAAAGAGGACCCAGCCCAGAGTAAAGAGCCAAAGTTCCTGGGTAAGGCTGGCTGGGTGAAGAAGGCCCCTGGCAGGCTGTTGGCAAGCTACAAGGACCGATTCGTCCATGTGGAGAAGACAGAGATTGTGGTCTATGAAAATGAG AACCGGCAGAACTGCTTAGAGAGGCTGGACCTGGAAAACTATGATAAATGTCACGAATTAAAGAGCCCCTTTAAGAAGAAGCACAGACTGGTACTAATTCGATCACCTAAGCCTGGAAACAAG GTCCATGATGTGAAGTTCcaagctcagacggcagaggagaaggaggcctGGATTAAAGCGCTGATTGATGGCATCAATCGAGCAAAGAACAAAATCTTCGATGAG GTGACAGTTGATGAAAGTATTAATTTAGAGCATGTTACTCGAACGAGGCCCAAAGGGAACCGGAACCGGCGGCCACcgaccaggatacacatgaaagag GTAGCTGATGTGTCATCTGATGGAATTTTGCGTTTGGATCTCGATCTTGAGAATGCCATAATGCCTAATGGGACCCATCATGCCCCTATTGATGGCACTGAAACCCTGAAAGAGGCAATCAAAGCCCCAACTCCTCCGTCCAATGCCAGTGAAtctgcagagaaacagactgcTGAGGAGGAGGCTCCGACTGAGCCACAGGTCAGTCCCCAGAGAAAAGTCTTCAAACCTCCCATGCCCCCGACCAAAGAGTCAAAATCTTGTTCAACACTTGAGGATCAACCAGACAAGGATGATGACCCAGTGAAAAAG gTTAAAGAAGCCAAGCCGTGTGCTTCACATGTTGAGGACACCACAGAAGAGGTCAAAGTTGAGAACGTTGAGAAGAGTCCCGATGCCAGGAAAAAAACAGGTCCACCGCCAACCCCTCCCAACAAACCCAGCTCCAGCGACTCCTTAAGCAACCTTGCAGAGGCCTCACAGTCCAGGCCAAACTCCCACCCTCCAACCCCTCCAtccaaagagaagaaaccttccaATCCTGCTGTGGAGTCAGACCAAGAGGCTCCAAGCACGGCTGACGAGAATATGGGGAAGGAAGAAGGCGGTAAGGAGGAGGCAGCAGAAACAACTGAGGAAACAGATGAGGTAGACCAGTCGATATCGAAAGAAGCTCCACCTAGTGTCGGAGAGGAGAGTCCCGACGCAGAAGGACAGGTTTCTGAAGGGGAATCAGAGGAGACTATGGGTAGTGACGAAAGCAAAGCATGCGACAATGAGCCACAAATACCCACAGAGACACTCGGGAGTAGCCCCAGCCCTCTTCTGCTCCACAAGAAAAAGCCTGAGAAACCCGCTAAGCCCGACACACAAGACACAGGCGATAATGCAACTATAATGCAGATTTATGAGGGACAGGACCCTACTGCGTTACTGCCAACAGGCTTGGATACCTCAGCCAGTTCTCCTCGAGCAGAAGAGGCACTAGCCAAGAGCGAAGTCCGCTCGGTACTTGTCTATTTGAACGACCCAGTCAGCGACAGCCTCAGCCTGAGTCCGCTGCTCTGTCACTTGCccggggagaagaaaaagaagacggaggagaaaTCTGTAGACAGCGGTCAGCACTCAGACGTGGACAGCGAGGGCTCTGGGAACGAAGACACACTGGCGGTGTCCACGGCTGCGTTGAGAGGAAGCCACCCCGGTCTAGATGTGTTTGACACCAGCGAGGGCGACATTCAGATCCCCGTTAGTTCAAGGCCAACAAAGGCCCCACCCAAGCCTCAGGTCAGACCAAAGGTCTTCCCCTGTCGGCGCTCGGGGCCCACTCCGCCTCTCAAGCCCTCAACCAAGGCCAGATCAGCCTCCATTGGAGATCTGCTGTCTGACTCTTCAGTCTGTGTTGAGGCGGGACAGCATACCAGCGCTGTAGCCGGTGGTGACGTCGTCATGAAACTCGAGACTGAAGTGGCGCTTGAGATGGAGAAGACGAGGGAGCTCCTGAGCAAAGTGTCCCAGGCGCAGGGGGAAGGTGACAGGGAGGGCAAGACAGAGGATCTGCTGGCCAAAGCCATGGAGAAGCTGAAGAAGGCCGACTATGTCCTAAAAGAAgtcaaaaaactgaaaattgCAAACAACTTGAGCAACAGGAAGAGCTGGTGA
- the plekho2 gene encoding pleckstrin homology domain-containing family O member 2 isoform X3, whose amino-acid sequence MVHDVKFQAQTAEEKEAWIKALIDGINRAKNKIFDEVTVDESINLEHVTRTRPKGNRNRRPPTRIHMKEVADVSSDGILRLDLDLENAIMPNGTHHAPIDGTETLKEAIKAPTPPSNASESAEKQTAEEEAPTEPQVSPQRKVFKPPMPPTKESKSCSTLEDQPDKDDDPVKKVKEAKPCASHVEDTTEEVKVENVEKSPDARKKTGPPPTPPNKPSSSDSLSNLAEASQSRPNSHPPTPPSKEKKPSNPAVESDQEAPSTADENMGKEEGGKEEAAETTEETDEVDQSISKEAPPSVGEESPDAEGQVSEGESEETMGSDESKACDNEPQIPTETLGSSPSPLLLHKKKPEKPAKPDTQDTGDNATIMQIYEGQDPTALLPTGLDTSASSPRAEEALAKSEVRSVLVYLNDPVSDSLSLSPLLCHLPGEKKKKTEEKSVDSGQHSDVDSEGSGNEDTLAVSTAALRGSHPGLDVFDTSEGDIQIPVSSRPTKAPPKPQVRPKVFPCRRSGPTPPLKPSTKARSASIGDLLSDSSVCVEAGQHTSAVAGGDVVMKLETEVALEMEKTRELLSKVSQAQGEGDREGKTEDLLAKAMEKLKKADYVLKEVKKLKIANNLSNRKSW is encoded by the exons ATG GTCCATGATGTGAAGTTCcaagctcagacggcagaggagaaggaggcctGGATTAAAGCGCTGATTGATGGCATCAATCGAGCAAAGAACAAAATCTTCGATGAG GTGACAGTTGATGAAAGTATTAATTTAGAGCATGTTACTCGAACGAGGCCCAAAGGGAACCGGAACCGGCGGCCACcgaccaggatacacatgaaagag GTAGCTGATGTGTCATCTGATGGAATTTTGCGTTTGGATCTCGATCTTGAGAATGCCATAATGCCTAATGGGACCCATCATGCCCCTATTGATGGCACTGAAACCCTGAAAGAGGCAATCAAAGCCCCAACTCCTCCGTCCAATGCCAGTGAAtctgcagagaaacagactgcTGAGGAGGAGGCTCCGACTGAGCCACAGGTCAGTCCCCAGAGAAAAGTCTTCAAACCTCCCATGCCCCCGACCAAAGAGTCAAAATCTTGTTCAACACTTGAGGATCAACCAGACAAGGATGATGACCCAGTGAAAAAG gTTAAAGAAGCCAAGCCGTGTGCTTCACATGTTGAGGACACCACAGAAGAGGTCAAAGTTGAGAACGTTGAGAAGAGTCCCGATGCCAGGAAAAAAACAGGTCCACCGCCAACCCCTCCCAACAAACCCAGCTCCAGCGACTCCTTAAGCAACCTTGCAGAGGCCTCACAGTCCAGGCCAAACTCCCACCCTCCAACCCCTCCAtccaaagagaagaaaccttccaATCCTGCTGTGGAGTCAGACCAAGAGGCTCCAAGCACGGCTGACGAGAATATGGGGAAGGAAGAAGGCGGTAAGGAGGAGGCAGCAGAAACAACTGAGGAAACAGATGAGGTAGACCAGTCGATATCGAAAGAAGCTCCACCTAGTGTCGGAGAGGAGAGTCCCGACGCAGAAGGACAGGTTTCTGAAGGGGAATCAGAGGAGACTATGGGTAGTGACGAAAGCAAAGCATGCGACAATGAGCCACAAATACCCACAGAGACACTCGGGAGTAGCCCCAGCCCTCTTCTGCTCCACAAGAAAAAGCCTGAGAAACCCGCTAAGCCCGACACACAAGACACAGGCGATAATGCAACTATAATGCAGATTTATGAGGGACAGGACCCTACTGCGTTACTGCCAACAGGCTTGGATACCTCAGCCAGTTCTCCTCGAGCAGAAGAGGCACTAGCCAAGAGCGAAGTCCGCTCGGTACTTGTCTATTTGAACGACCCAGTCAGCGACAGCCTCAGCCTGAGTCCGCTGCTCTGTCACTTGCccggggagaagaaaaagaagacggaggagaaaTCTGTAGACAGCGGTCAGCACTCAGACGTGGACAGCGAGGGCTCTGGGAACGAAGACACACTGGCGGTGTCCACGGCTGCGTTGAGAGGAAGCCACCCCGGTCTAGATGTGTTTGACACCAGCGAGGGCGACATTCAGATCCCCGTTAGTTCAAGGCCAACAAAGGCCCCACCCAAGCCTCAGGTCAGACCAAAGGTCTTCCCCTGTCGGCGCTCGGGGCCCACTCCGCCTCTCAAGCCCTCAACCAAGGCCAGATCAGCCTCCATTGGAGATCTGCTGTCTGACTCTTCAGTCTGTGTTGAGGCGGGACAGCATACCAGCGCTGTAGCCGGTGGTGACGTCGTCATGAAACTCGAGACTGAAGTGGCGCTTGAGATGGAGAAGACGAGGGAGCTCCTGAGCAAAGTGTCCCAGGCGCAGGGGGAAGGTGACAGGGAGGGCAAGACAGAGGATCTGCTGGCCAAAGCCATGGAGAAGCTGAAGAAGGCCGACTATGTCCTAAAAGAAgtcaaaaaactgaaaattgCAAACAACTTGAGCAACAGGAAGAGCTGGTGA